The nucleotide sequence ttgcagtggactacttcacaaagtgggccgaagtagaacccttggcaaccattactgaggcaaagatagaagacttcgtgtggaagaacatcctttgtagattcggcattcccaatgcgatagtcactgacaatgggcgacagtttgacaacaagaagttcaggttgttctgctctaagttcaacatcagcttatgctttgcctctccagctcatccccagtctaatggacaagttgaggccatcaacaaaataatcaagcgcactttgaaaaccagcttggacaaagctaaaggctgttggccagaatttgtaccccaagttctttggtcatatcgcacttcatatcggacttcaacaggagaaactccattctcacttgcctttggcacagaggcggttgtccctgttgagctcgagcaagcaacattccgagtccagaactacattcaaagtgaaaatgacaaacaactcaccctcaacttggatttagtcgaggaacacagaaaccaagctcacttgaggaatgtcgcctacaagcagcgcatctccaactattatgactctagggtcaagcttcgttctttcaaaataggagactgggtcttaaagaaaagattactctgcgacagagtcccgagtgaaggcacacttagtccaaactgggatggaccgtatgaagtcattggcatcagtcgccctggctcttacacacttagaagctccgatggcaagacccttggccatccatggaacgctgatcacttgaagtactattacaaatagactcacgatgtacaagtgttgagctatagccattcggcatcctatgtaatgaaggccatttggcaatgaattcaataaagaggtaatttagccaactcagccctcactcttttacattcctagcaagggaacactcaagtgttgaaacctcaaagcagatatatccaacacgaaacaaaatctaagtatgtgtcgacaagactatacaaagaaaggaacaaccaaacaatggcttatatccaaacaatagatctattcatacatagccaaacatgcattaataatagtgcaaacactcataaacacctaaaatccaaaactctcaagcttataacatgggcacatgttatacacacatcagactactacatccagaatacatgcagatagtaaagacactgctattcattctcatctgaagccgaacccctggcagtatcactccgcgtcctaccatcatcctctgcatccccaagatcctcttcaccatgctgagtctgtgcatcagcactaccttcattatcagactcatcttcgctgctaggatcaacagcaaggacaaatgtctcgccctttcgatgatgctcatctatatcttcgtggtattttcgaagaatgctcccatcatcataacgatcaaggacggccatccatttccttttttcaaagcgagcttcttgagcacagtagggtttaatagcaagatgaaaggtcgaagaacttaagtattcttgcacagcagcctccctttcagttggaatgctcttctccagttcagaaatctcaactaaggcaccatccaattctcccctaaccttggatacttccaaggtagccacctccaactgttttttagttgcctcaaacaatttcttaagccttaggttctcaccatttcgccttttcaagctctccatggtttcgtccttcagttggagagcctgagtcaaaagtcccttattccttcgggcctcgtccacaagctgcttattctccttcagttttgccttgtaccgctcaacctcttgcagtctgtcgtgatactcggccatgacctgcatggcaagacgatcatcactacctaaataatgataataaagaggaaaaagtaaggaaatgacaaagtaacactcacatatgaagacagcttcaacatccggtcgcaatccgattcatccttagctaagggctctccgagctcatcgaaggcgaatcgacgccctgccaagcaattgttgatatccccaaaatcctttggccgcgtggcaaccctcaagtccttccacgggacactgccagctctttccttgcctttccccTCATGGCGGGAACCAGGATCACTTTCCTGGACAGTGTGCTCCATAGTAAGAGGATGAGGCAACAGTCGGCTCCCTTCTCCTGCAACTACGGCAGCAGCATTATCAACGGCCTCGACTCCAGTCTTCCTAAAGGCAGGCCCCTTAAGGACCCCATCTTGGGACTTAGGTCTAACGGATGGTTCCCCTcggaacttatgaattttcttatgcggtaggatgtcttccgaaggaactaacactggtgctttccttttatgggtgctagtccctgttttcttgcttaccttctccactgcataaggaaaatcaaaataagaaatacaactttccaaataaagtaaggaattgagctaagtttacatgaaggatacaacttactcgatcgtccctggctctcggaaactaagggttggaaaccgtaccgacgaaataagggtcgtagcttgcttaagtgtctatcctctttgggcaccctcaacaccttctctatgttagatagctcctgcccaaacagttggatggtgccccgcgtcactacatgaagcaaagtgttagaagcaagaaaagaccacaacaaatagcaaatagtacgaatggttgatacgttacaacctacagtctggaagtgagtaagcacacgtcgctcaggcgtgacacccttatcatactcccaatcattatacagaaagcaccaacggtttttccatgtgtagtatgcctttttcttaccatacacaatacgctctctctcactccgacatgcacactcggcataaccagtgcatgattttgctgggcgcatcttgtaacagtaacgccactgatggaaggaaggctcacaca is from Malus sylvestris chromosome 5, drMalSylv7.2, whole genome shotgun sequence and encodes:
- the LOC126621745 gene encoding uncharacterized protein LOC126621745 — encoded protein: MEKVSKKTGTSTHKRKAPVLVPSEDILPHKKIHKFRGEPSVRPKSQDGVLKGPAFRKTGVEAVDNAAAVVAGEGSRLLPHPLTMEHTVQESDPGSRHEGKGKERAGSVPWKDLRVATRPKDFGDINNCLAGRRFAFDELGEPLAKDESDCDRMLKLSSYVMAEYHDRLQEVERYKAKLKENKQLVDEARRNKGLLTQALQLKDETMESLKRRNGENLRLKKLFEATKKQLEVATLEVSKVRGELDGALVEISELEKSIPTEREAAVQEYLSSSTFHLAIKPYCAQEARFEKRKWMAVLDRYDDGSILRKYHEDIDEHHRKGETFVLAVDPSSEDESDNEGSADAQTQHGEEDLGDAEDDGRTRSDTARGSASDENE